A genomic stretch from Bacteroidota bacterium includes:
- a CDS encoding DUF4097 family beta strand repeat-containing protein — MRPLWLCLLLLFALPACQSDSDVTRGEDGTLRLGREEARAMTERAVRLGDRTLVLDSETGSLSVVGTDAEEVRLRIERIARGATLGSAQSRLERLTIDEAGDDEIYQYVFRCNGVEGARIDVVAEVPRGARLNVALERGTIRLSDAAGDVAVLNELGSVEATGLGGREVSVQTELGDIEAAFAALPAEADVQIETGNGSVTLTLPGGASAEVSAQTQTGTIAVEGLAFTDRALNAAGNRFRGRLGRGEAEVAVETEVGSISLNEGAAPRSDGPESDTTVVPPGAPVAPSPPVE; from the coding sequence ATGCGCCCCCTCTGGCTCTGCCTCCTGCTTCTCTTCGCGCTGCCCGCCTGCCAGTCCGACTCCGACGTGACGCGCGGCGAGGACGGCACGCTGCGCCTCGGCCGGGAGGAGGCGCGGGCCATGACCGAGCGGGCCGTCCGGCTCGGCGACCGGACCCTCGTCCTCGACTCGGAGACCGGCTCGCTCTCGGTCGTCGGCACCGACGCCGAGGAGGTACGGCTCCGCATCGAGCGCATCGCACGCGGGGCCACGCTCGGCTCGGCGCAGTCGCGCCTGGAGCGCCTCACGATTGACGAAGCGGGCGACGACGAGATCTACCAGTACGTCTTCCGCTGCAACGGCGTCGAGGGGGCGCGCATCGATGTCGTCGCCGAGGTGCCGCGCGGAGCCCGGCTCAACGTGGCGCTCGAACGGGGCACCATTCGCCTCTCCGACGCGGCGGGCGATGTCGCCGTGCTCAACGAACTCGGATCGGTGGAGGCCACCGGGCTCGGCGGCCGCGAGGTCTCGGTCCAGACCGAGTTGGGCGATATCGAAGCCGCCTTCGCTGCGCTTCCGGCCGAGGCCGACGTGCAGATCGAGACCGGGAACGGCAGCGTCACGCTCACTCTGCCGGGCGGCGCGAGCGCCGAAGTCAGCGCCCAGACGCAGACGGGCACGATCGCCGTCGAGGGCCTCGCCTTCACGGACCGCGCCCTCAACGCGGCGGGCAACCGGTTCCGCGGACGGCTCGGGCGCGGCGAAGCCGAGGTTGCCGTCGAGACGGAGGTCGGCAGCATCAGCCTGAACGAAGGCGCGGCCCCGCGCTCGGACGGCCCCGAGAGCGACACGACGGTCGTCCCGCCCGGAGCCCCCGTCGCCCCGAGCCCTCCGGTAGAATGA
- a CDS encoding permease-like cell division protein FtsX, whose product MPLSYTVREGLAGFRRARFAALTATSALTVALVLIAVFGLLAWQGAQVTNWLKQRIGEVQVFVSNAADERATNALRLKLEATRGVDEVVYVSREDAIAEFRREFGEEAGSLPEDNFLPASFRVQLEPDWANADSLGGLAGQFTTWNRVDEVIYNQPLLAKVQRNLRVFLPIALGLGLVVVAAALFLVANTVRLTIYARRMLIRTMKLVGATNGFIRGPFLVEGIAQGVVAGALACLLVWPVYGFLLRAVPQTQGWPGGSPLWTLAAVVLVGIGLGWLGSWMAVRRFVKRIQLS is encoded by the coding sequence ATGCCCCTCTCCTACACCGTCCGCGAAGGGCTTGCCGGTTTCCGGCGGGCGCGCTTCGCCGCGCTGACTGCGACGAGCGCCCTCACCGTCGCGCTCGTGCTGATCGCCGTATTCGGACTGCTGGCGTGGCAGGGAGCGCAGGTCACGAACTGGCTCAAGCAGCGGATCGGCGAGGTGCAGGTCTTCGTCTCGAACGCGGCCGACGAGCGCGCCACGAACGCGCTCCGCCTCAAGCTCGAAGCCACGCGCGGCGTGGACGAGGTGGTCTACGTCTCGCGCGAGGACGCCATCGCCGAGTTCCGCCGCGAGTTCGGCGAGGAGGCCGGGTCGCTGCCGGAGGACAACTTTCTCCCCGCCTCGTTCCGCGTCCAGCTAGAGCCGGACTGGGCGAACGCCGACAGCCTCGGCGGCCTCGCCGGGCAGTTCACTACGTGGAACCGGGTGGACGAGGTGATCTACAACCAGCCCCTCCTGGCGAAGGTGCAGCGCAACCTCCGCGTCTTCCTGCCGATCGCGCTCGGCCTCGGCCTCGTCGTCGTCGCGGCGGCACTCTTCCTCGTCGCCAACACGGTCCGGCTGACGATCTACGCCCGGCGGATGCTGATCCGCACGATGAAACTCGTCGGGGCGACGAATGGGTTCATCCGGGGCCCGTTCTTGGTCGAGGGGATTGCGCAGGGCGTGGTAGCTGGGGCGCTCGCGTGCCTACTCGTGTGGCCGGTCTACGGATTTTTGCTGCGCGCCGTCCCGCAGACGCAGGGCTGGCCCGGCGGCTCGCCGCTCTGGACCCTCGCCGCCGTCGTCCTCGTAGGCATCGGGCTGGGCTGGCTCGGGTCGTGGATGGCCGTCCGGCGCTTTGTCAAGCGTATCCAACTCTCGTGA
- a CDS encoding dihydroorotase — MTPDLLIQHGTLLDPNSGATRRADILIRGSQIARIAGEIEAEDGVAVYDANGKLISPGWMDMHVHFREPGQEHKETIETGARAAAFGGFTAVACMPNTEPPIATRDVVEFVRKRADGLAVDVYPIGAVSKARAGEHLAELGDMAAGGAVAFSDDGSPVQDAGLMRRALEYARTLGTPILQHEEDLTLNPHGHMHEGAVATRLGVPGIPALAEEVMIARDAMLADFTGGHVHVCHISTAKAVAIVRQAKADGVPMTAEVCTHHLALTDQAVEDTDFDTHTKMHPPLRTAEDVAALKEGLKDGTIDVLCTDHAPHASFEKEVEFTAAPFGILGLETCWGLVGRELIRPGVLTVAEAVRKLTVEPRRILRLAQPTLEAGEPANLTIFDAETEWTFEAAHIHSKSKNTPFVGSPMVGRAWAVYNSGQLVEAEPGQAEA, encoded by the coding sequence ATGACGCCCGACCTCCTGATCCAACACGGCACCCTTCTCGACCCCAACTCCGGCGCCACCCGCCGCGCCGATATCCTCATCCGCGGCAGCCAGATCGCCCGCATCGCAGGCGAGATCGAGGCCGAGGACGGCGTCGCGGTCTACGACGCAAACGGTAAGCTGATCTCGCCGGGATGGATGGACATGCACGTCCACTTCCGCGAGCCGGGGCAAGAGCACAAGGAGACGATCGAGACCGGCGCGCGCGCCGCCGCCTTCGGCGGGTTCACGGCCGTCGCCTGCATGCCCAACACCGAGCCGCCGATTGCGACCCGCGACGTGGTCGAGTTCGTCCGCAAGCGCGCCGACGGGCTGGCGGTCGATGTCTACCCGATTGGCGCGGTCTCGAAGGCCCGGGCCGGGGAGCACCTCGCCGAACTCGGCGACATGGCTGCGGGCGGGGCCGTCGCGTTCTCCGACGACGGAAGCCCGGTGCAGGACGCGGGGCTGATGCGCCGGGCGCTCGAGTACGCCCGCACGCTCGGCACGCCGATCCTTCAGCACGAGGAGGACCTGACACTCAACCCCCACGGGCACATGCACGAGGGGGCCGTCGCCACGCGCCTCGGCGTCCCCGGCATCCCAGCCCTCGCCGAGGAGGTGATGATCGCCCGCGACGCCATGCTCGCGGACTTCACCGGCGGGCACGTCCACGTCTGCCACATCTCGACCGCGAAGGCCGTTGCCATCGTCCGGCAGGCTAAAGCCGACGGCGTCCCGATGACGGCCGAGGTCTGCACCCACCACCTCGCCCTCACCGACCAGGCCGTCGAGGACACCGACTTCGACACGCACACCAAGATGCATCCCCCGCTCCGCACGGCGGAGGACGTGGCGGCGCTCAAAGAGGGCCTCAAGGATGGCACGATCGACGTGCTCTGCACCGACCACGCGCCGCACGCGAGCTTCGAGAAGGAAGTCGAGTTCACGGCCGCGCCGTTCGGGATCCTCGGGCTGGAGACGTGCTGGGGCCTCGTCGGGCGCGAGCTCATCCGGCCGGGCGTGCTGACGGTCGCCGAGGCGGTGCGTAAGCTGACCGTCGAGCCGCGCCGGATTCTGCGGCTGGCGCAGCCGACCCTCGAGGCGGGAGAGCCGGCCAACCTCACGATCTTCGACGCCGAGACCGAGTGGACCTTCGAGGCTGCGCACATCCACTCGAAGAGCAAGAACACCCCGTTCGTCGGCTCGCCGATGGTCGGGCGAGCGTGGGCGGTCTACAACAGCGGGCAGCTTGTCGAGGCCGAGCCAGGGCAGGCAGAGGCGTGA
- a CDS encoding insulinase family protein, with protein sequence MLCRALLLFAPLLFFAACSSSERVAPEAPDPPVGLDPALLAEPLGLDPAVRTGTLANGLTYFVRRNAEPQNRAELRLVVNAGSVLEEEDQRGLAHFVEHMAFNGTERFQRQELVDYLEGIGMRFGPDLNAYTSFDETVYLLQVSTDSAGLLATGFDVLKEWASAITFEGEEIDKERGVVLEEWRLGQGAQSRVRDKQFPILFGGSRYAERLPIGTPEVIENAPYERLRTFYETWYRPDLMAVVAVGDFDPADIEQTIRAAFGGLSNPPDPAPRPTFDLPLHDETRFAIAADPELTQTSVAVLTKEPSDRERDVAAYRRTLVDRLYNRTLNARLFELTQQPGAPFLGAFTGKAGFVRPTDLYLVQAVVADGGVPRGLDALLTEAARVRQHGFLASELERTKAALLRELEVAFNERETTDSRRFAGALVSLFLEGDPAPGIEREYELAQVLLPTIGLAELDALASEVTGEANRVVLVSAPEADGVAVPTEAELRAVFEAVEDRTIEPYTETLSAEPLVASPPAPGAIASVSVYQDGSGITEWELANGVRVVLKPTDFKSDEVLVSAFSPGGTSLVSDAAFRSAEQASAVVSIGGVGAFSALALDKKLAGEAVRVRPYVGSREEGFTGSASPDDLETLFQLLHLYATAPREDAEAFVAYTERIRGVLQNRSAQPEAAFADTLQVTLAQHHPRRRPFTVETLGAVELGEALAVYRDRFRDASDFTFVFVGAFTPEAMEPLVRQYLATLPGAGREETPRDLGIRPPAGVVAKTVRRGIEPKARVQLVFSGTLSVRLDTLDYDDTVEIDGRTVAVADSVFGARRTAARAERFVLGALEDALSIRLREELREDRGGVYGVGVNASVDRMLGLYSVSVGFGCDPERVDELTAAVFAEIERFKADGPTDEVLGKVKEGDRRAQELALRDNGAWLGALGAAYRHGEAPMGFVDRTDLIDGLSADAVRSAAQAYLDTERYVQVVLLPE encoded by the coding sequence ATGCTTTGCCGCGCACTCCTCCTCTTCGCCCCGCTGCTTTTCTTCGCCGCTTGCTCGTCGTCCGAGCGCGTCGCACCCGAAGCACCTGACCCCCCGGTCGGTCTAGACCCAGCCCTTCTGGCCGAGCCGCTCGGCCTCGACCCGGCGGTGCGGACGGGTACGCTCGCCAACGGGCTGACGTACTTCGTCCGCCGCAACGCCGAACCCCAGAACCGCGCCGAGCTCCGGCTCGTGGTGAACGCCGGGAGCGTGCTCGAAGAGGAGGACCAGCGCGGCCTCGCACACTTCGTCGAGCACATGGCCTTCAACGGGACCGAGCGCTTCCAGCGGCAGGAGCTCGTGGACTACCTCGAGGGCATCGGGATGCGCTTCGGGCCGGACCTGAACGCCTACACCTCGTTCGACGAGACGGTCTACCTTCTCCAGGTCTCGACCGACAGCGCGGGGCTGCTCGCTACGGGCTTCGACGTGCTCAAGGAGTGGGCCTCGGCCATCACGTTCGAAGGCGAGGAGATCGACAAGGAGCGCGGGGTGGTACTCGAAGAGTGGCGACTCGGGCAGGGGGCGCAGTCGCGGGTGCGCGACAAGCAGTTTCCGATCCTCTTCGGCGGCTCGCGCTACGCCGAGCGCCTCCCCATCGGCACGCCCGAGGTGATCGAGAACGCGCCCTACGAGCGGCTCCGCACGTTCTACGAAACGTGGTACCGACCCGACCTGATGGCGGTCGTCGCCGTCGGCGACTTCGACCCGGCGGATATCGAGCAGACGATCCGCGCCGCATTCGGCGGCCTGTCGAATCCGCCTGATCCCGCGCCGCGCCCGACGTTCGACCTGCCCCTGCACGACGAGACGCGCTTCGCGATTGCGGCCGACCCCGAGCTTACGCAGACGAGCGTGGCGGTGCTCACCAAGGAGCCGTCGGACCGGGAGCGAGACGTGGCCGCCTACCGCCGCACCCTTGTGGACCGGCTCTACAACCGGACGCTCAACGCCCGCCTCTTCGAACTGACGCAGCAGCCCGGCGCGCCCTTCCTCGGCGCGTTCACCGGCAAGGCCGGGTTCGTCCGCCCGACCGACCTCTACCTTGTGCAGGCCGTCGTGGCCGACGGCGGCGTGCCGCGCGGGCTGGACGCGCTTCTGACCGAGGCCGCCCGCGTCCGGCAGCACGGCTTCCTCGCTTCGGAGCTTGAGCGCACGAAGGCCGCCCTGCTCCGCGAACTCGAAGTCGCCTTCAACGAGCGCGAGACGACCGACTCGCGGCGGTTCGCGGGCGCGCTCGTCAGCCTCTTTCTCGAAGGCGACCCTGCCCCGGGTATCGAGCGCGAGTACGAGCTTGCCCAGGTGCTCTTGCCAACCATCGGACTCGCGGAGCTCGACGCGCTCGCCAGCGAGGTGACGGGCGAGGCCAACCGCGTCGTCCTCGTGAGCGCGCCCGAGGCCGACGGCGTAGCGGTCCCGACCGAGGCTGAGTTGCGCGCCGTGTTCGAAGCCGTCGAGGACCGCACCATCGAGCCGTACACCGAAACGCTGTCGGCGGAGCCGCTCGTGGCCTCGCCGCCCGCGCCGGGCGCGATTGCGTCGGTCTCGGTCTACCAGGACGGCAGCGGGATCACCGAGTGGGAGCTCGCCAACGGCGTCCGCGTCGTCCTCAAGCCGACGGACTTCAAGAGCGACGAGGTGCTCGTGAGCGCGTTCAGCCCCGGCGGGACCTCGCTCGTCTCCGACGCCGCGTTCCGCTCGGCCGAGCAGGCGTCGGCGGTGGTCAGCATCGGCGGCGTCGGGGCCTTCAGCGCCCTTGCCCTCGACAAGAAGCTCGCGGGCGAAGCGGTGCGGGTGCGGCCCTACGTCGGGAGCCGCGAGGAGGGGTTCACGGGCAGCGCCTCGCCGGACGACCTCGAAACCCTCTTCCAGCTTCTCCACCTCTACGCGACGGCGCCGCGCGAAGACGCCGAGGCGTTCGTGGCCTACACCGAGCGGATCCGCGGCGTGCTCCAGAACCGCAGCGCCCAGCCCGAGGCCGCCTTCGCGGACACGCTCCAGGTGACGCTCGCCCAGCACCACCCGCGCCGCCGGCCCTTCACGGTCGAGACGCTCGGCGCCGTCGAACTCGGCGAGGCGCTCGCCGTCTACCGCGACCGGTTCCGCGACGCGAGCGACTTCACGTTCGTCTTCGTCGGCGCGTTCACGCCCGAGGCGATGGAGCCGCTCGTCCGGCAGTACCTCGCCACCCTCCCCGGGGCCGGCCGCGAGGAAACACCGCGCGACCTCGGCATCCGCCCGCCCGCCGGGGTCGTCGCCAAGACCGTCCGGCGCGGGATCGAGCCGAAGGCGCGGGTGCAGCTCGTGTTCTCGGGCACCCTCAGCGTCCGGCTCGACACGCTCGACTACGACGACACCGTCGAGATCGACGGCCGGACGGTGGCTGTGGCAGACTCGGTCTTCGGAGCCCGGCGGACTGCAGCGCGGGCCGAGCGGTTTGTCCTCGGCGCGCTCGAGGACGCCCTCAGCATCCGGCTGCGCGAGGAACTGCGCGAGGACCGGGGCGGCGTCTACGGCGTCGGCGTGAACGCGAGCGTGGACCGGATGCTCGGCCTCTACTCCGTCTCGGTCGGCTTCGGCTGCGACCCGGAGCGCGTGGACGAACTGACCGCCGCCGTCTTCGCCGAGATCGAACGCTTTAAGGCGGACGGCCCGACGGACGAGGTGCTCGGCAAGGTCAAGGAGGGCGACCGGCGGGCGCAGGAGCTCGCCCTCCGCGACAACGGAGCCTGGCTCGGGGCCCTCGGCGCAGCCTACCGCCACGGCGAGGCTCCGATGGGGTTCGTGGACCGGACCGACCTCATCGACGGCCTGAGCGCGGACGCAGTGCGCAGCGCGGCGCAGGCCTACCTCGACACCGAGCGCTACGTGCAGGTCGTGCTGCTGCCTGAGTAA